A part of Leifsonia xyli subsp. xyli str. CTCB07 genomic DNA contains:
- a CDS encoding putative Ig domain-containing protein, with amino-acid sequence MTGGAQVDARLSGGRVPAVVTTLVFTSGAPVGGTAGVEYAFTVTAKGLGTIVFAVTFGALTAGLSLDASSGKISGIPTTPGTATFTVIASNPYESAIEKDTITIAGASRSGGRRGARRETSWDGWRFGSHGLG; translated from the coding sequence GTGACCGGAGGAGCGCAGGTGGACGCCCGGCTCTCCGGTGGCCGTGTGCCTGCGGTCGTGACCACACTGGTGTTCACCTCGGGCGCTCCGGTGGGCGGGACGGCCGGGGTGGAGTACGCGTTCACGGTGACGGCGAAGGGGCTCGGAACGATCGTCTTCGCCGTCACGTTTGGCGCTCTGACTGCGGGGTTGTCGCTGGATGCCTCCAGCGGGAAGATCTCTGGCATCCCGACGACGCCGGGGACGGCGACGTTCACGGTCATCGCGTCGAACCCCTATGAGAGCGCCATCGAAAAAGACACGATCACGATCGCGGGCGCCAGCCGCTCCGGCGGCCGTCGCGGCGCCCGCCGCGAAACCTCCTGGGACGGCTGGCGATTTGGCTCGCACGGGCTCGGATGA
- a CDS encoding LuxR C-terminal-related transcriptional regulator, translated as MFNYELRTLVASVRSGRSAHVVGPGGVGASTLLRALASQLEAEGYAVLAITGAPYTRSIDFFPLQQALLTLPSQPSLRSFSGLIDAVSADLAATPLRAVILDGIENIDSGTLNVVQAAADRTSAPVVFSRSVTIGALVRADIHYTRYPGRRIDLRPLDFVGTAALVQAQLANQPDTEIVSRVFAKSGGITGLSLAIVDGAVDSDLIELRGSRWTMTGQSLWSSSIDAWLETRFATLDAIAFDGLEHLALAHSSPQPKACTRVADDTMKELEGHGLVSILTTSAGRSIALMPPALSDYFREASGYGVARLHPDAGDAESSARSPQDTDVALSVNGFREHVNESLLAHAAAWEAAPTVGAALPYAQTLMDVPRSDRTLRAVFGSTPLSSATTPEEAFDFAFLRAIWSSQASHRSPGFSEHFAELARLFPVWAPAIGIFTRLLTEGAASVGDDPVAVFAQTGVVGTPGEALCMTTFAYVNLIEGAFATAAEWAARMPPSDLLIVGRFRGFVEALTALVAGDENVALHRSLRALHQAQSDRDHGGILLHAYVAALSLLGLARWKEALEVVDSALAFGPSGASNNGLYRALLWIGSFINLWLGEDRLASFFEAEAENLNAPDDALPGMQKGIGTVIRQLIAGDPTSAMETMRNLAERLSQQRNLFAALITVRIGLAIWPEPSSFELFGDLMMRAYGTEPRRLLALASASFTDAGKLTALAQDFGQNANTPLAILILAARGRQEHETPSDLTEAIQLALTTLEADADIPVVATQPALQDRSQRVDLLTVRETEIALLAPTHSNAAIASRLGLSVRTVENHIHSALKKTGTTNRQELFSALRR; from the coding sequence ATGTTCAACTATGAACTCCGCACCCTCGTAGCCTCCGTACGGTCCGGGCGCTCAGCCCACGTCGTCGGGCCGGGAGGCGTCGGGGCATCGACCCTGCTCCGCGCCCTGGCCTCGCAGCTCGAGGCCGAAGGATACGCCGTCCTGGCCATCACGGGCGCCCCCTACACCCGGTCCATCGATTTCTTCCCCCTCCAGCAGGCCCTCCTCACTCTTCCCTCCCAGCCCAGCCTGCGCTCCTTCTCGGGCCTCATCGACGCCGTCTCGGCGGATCTCGCGGCCACGCCGCTGCGCGCCGTCATCCTCGATGGCATCGAAAACATCGACTCGGGAACGCTCAACGTCGTGCAGGCAGCCGCCGACCGCACCAGCGCGCCGGTCGTCTTCTCCAGAAGCGTGACCATCGGCGCCCTCGTGCGGGCCGACATCCATTACACCCGCTACCCCGGACGCCGGATCGACCTACGTCCACTCGATTTCGTCGGGACGGCGGCGCTGGTCCAAGCCCAGCTCGCGAACCAGCCGGACACCGAGATCGTCTCCCGCGTCTTCGCCAAATCCGGCGGGATCACCGGACTCTCCCTGGCCATCGTGGACGGCGCCGTCGACAGCGACTTGATCGAACTGCGCGGCAGCCGCTGGACGATGACGGGCCAGAGCCTGTGGAGCAGCAGCATCGACGCGTGGCTGGAGACCCGCTTCGCCACCCTCGACGCGATCGCTTTCGACGGGCTCGAGCACCTCGCCCTCGCCCACTCGTCGCCGCAGCCCAAAGCCTGCACCCGCGTCGCCGACGACACGATGAAAGAGCTGGAAGGCCACGGCCTGGTCTCGATCCTCACGACCTCGGCGGGCCGCAGCATCGCACTCATGCCGCCGGCGCTCAGCGACTACTTCCGCGAAGCCTCCGGCTACGGCGTCGCACGGCTGCATCCCGACGCCGGCGACGCGGAAAGCTCAGCACGCTCTCCGCAGGACACGGATGTCGCCCTCTCCGTGAACGGGTTCCGCGAGCACGTCAACGAGAGCCTCCTCGCACACGCGGCGGCCTGGGAGGCTGCGCCAACGGTCGGAGCAGCGCTGCCGTATGCGCAGACGCTCATGGATGTGCCGCGCAGCGACCGCACGCTGCGCGCCGTGTTCGGCAGCACGCCGCTCTCCTCCGCGACGACACCCGAGGAAGCATTCGATTTCGCCTTCCTGCGGGCGATCTGGTCCAGCCAGGCCAGCCACCGGAGTCCCGGCTTCTCCGAGCACTTCGCAGAGCTGGCTCGCCTCTTCCCCGTGTGGGCCCCCGCCATCGGCATCTTCACCCGGTTGCTGACCGAGGGGGCCGCGAGCGTCGGCGACGACCCGGTCGCGGTGTTCGCGCAGACCGGCGTCGTCGGGACGCCGGGAGAAGCCCTCTGCATGACGACGTTCGCCTACGTCAATCTGATCGAGGGCGCGTTCGCGACGGCGGCCGAATGGGCGGCACGCATGCCCCCTTCCGATCTGCTGATCGTGGGCCGCTTCCGGGGGTTCGTGGAGGCGCTCACGGCGCTCGTCGCCGGCGACGAGAACGTCGCCCTCCATCGCAGCCTCCGTGCGCTCCACCAGGCCCAGAGCGACCGCGATCACGGCGGCATCCTGCTGCACGCCTATGTCGCCGCCCTCTCGCTGCTCGGTCTGGCCCGCTGGAAGGAAGCCCTCGAAGTCGTGGACAGCGCCCTCGCCTTCGGGCCGTCCGGCGCCTCGAACAACGGCCTCTACCGCGCACTGCTCTGGATCGGCTCCTTCATCAATCTCTGGCTCGGCGAGGACAGGCTCGCGTCGTTCTTCGAAGCGGAGGCGGAGAACCTGAACGCCCCCGACGACGCTCTCCCGGGGATGCAGAAAGGCATCGGCACGGTCATCCGCCAGCTCATCGCGGGCGACCCGACCTCGGCGATGGAGACCATGCGCAACCTGGCGGAAAGGCTCAGCCAGCAGCGCAATCTCTTCGCCGCCCTCATAACCGTCCGGATCGGCCTGGCGATCTGGCCGGAACCCTCCAGCTTCGAGCTGTTCGGCGACCTCATGATGCGCGCGTACGGCACCGAGCCCCGCCGCCTGCTCGCCCTGGCCAGCGCCTCATTCACCGACGCCGGAAAGCTCACCGCGCTCGCCCAGGATTTCGGCCAGAACGCCAACACCCCGCTCGCCATCCTCATCCTCGCCGCTCGCGGCCGCCAAGAGCACGAGACCCCCTCCGACCTCACCGAGGCCATTCAGCTCGCGCTGACCACCCTCGAAGCGGATGCCGACATCCCTGTCGTCGCTACCCAGCCGGCCCTTCAGGACCGCTCCCAGCGCGTGGACTTGCTGACCGTGCGCGAGACCGAGATCGCCCTCCTCGCCCCGACCCACTCCAACGCGGCGATCGCCTCCCGCCTGGGCCTGAGCGTCCGCACCGTGGAGAACCACATCCACAGCGCGCTCAAGAAGACCGGCACCACGAACCGGCAGGAGCTGTTCTCGGCGCTGCGACGGTAG
- a CDS encoding IPT/TIG domain-containing protein encodes MRAATRGRATSCRDQDLFQRTETALQRFSDDVHAAVTVSPSTVEPGGSVTVSGKGFVSKESVSVVFGTAPGTTATADDAGDFTAQVPVPGDQPAGPLTVTAVGADSGASASGAVTVQALSPAPVIAPAVSLSQPAPRPGTLFTATGSGFAASDPVTITLHSSPRVLGEMPADASGAFAVTLRLPADVTPGAHTLEFSGASGQTVQLPLAVEVSPAVYSTAGPSSARVILADTGDRVDDILDLTVAMLGVGVGVMVLRLTRLRKRSPRQAR; translated from the coding sequence ATGCGAGCGGCTACGCGGGGCCGGGCGACCTCCTGCCGGGACCAAGACCTGTTCCAGCGCACGGAGACGGCGCTGCAGCGCTTCTCCGACGACGTTCACGCTGCGGTGACGGTCTCGCCCAGCACGGTCGAGCCCGGCGGCAGCGTCACCGTCAGCGGCAAGGGCTTCGTCTCGAAGGAGAGCGTCTCGGTCGTGTTCGGGACAGCGCCCGGGACGACGGCGACGGCCGATGACGCCGGCGACTTCACCGCGCAGGTCCCGGTTCCCGGCGATCAGCCGGCCGGCCCGCTGACCGTGACCGCAGTCGGCGCGGATTCCGGCGCGAGCGCGAGCGGTGCGGTCACGGTCCAAGCGTTGTCGCCGGCTCCGGTGATCGCCCCGGCCGTTTCGCTCTCGCAGCCGGCTCCGCGGCCGGGAACGCTGTTCACCGCCACCGGCTCCGGTTTCGCCGCTTCGGACCCGGTCACGATCACTCTGCACTCGTCTCCGCGTGTGCTCGGCGAGATGCCGGCGGACGCCTCGGGCGCTTTCGCTGTCACGCTGCGTCTGCCGGCCGATGTGACACCGGGCGCTCACACGCTGGAGTTCTCCGGTGCGTCCGGCCAGACAGTGCAGCTGCCCCTTGCTGTCGAGGTCTCCCCGGCCGTCTACAGCACAGCCGGGCCGAGCTCCGCACGGGTGATCCTCGCCGACACCGGAGACCGCGTCGACGACATCCTCGATCTCACCGTCGCCATGCTCGGCGTCGGCGTCGGCGTGATGGTGCTCAGACTGACCCGCCTGCGGAAGCGTTCGCCCCGGCAGGCACGGTGA
- the wecB gene encoding non-hydrolyzing UDP-N-acetylglucosamine 2-epimerase gives MTAVAPASAPFDARPRKDICLVIGTRPEIIKLAPVIHALGPRAYVIDSGQHYDRELSAAIYERFRLPEPDLRLSCGRIPSRGHQIAAILEHLLDTWQRTRPSVVAAQGDTNTVCAAAQAAHYAGIPFVHVEAGLRSHDRDMPEEINRRVIGVLADVHCAPTTGNAAHLLREGIHPAQVFVTGNTIVEACALSLAQRATAPAVPARTSAYIVATLHRPENTDDPEALENVLRALGELPLPVLFVPHPRTRGAIERFRLGHLLEGVTVLDPPDHTDFLGLVRDAAVVVSDSGGLQEECTVLKTPLVVVRRNTERPEAFRAGFARLAAPGPQIVEAVTELLSDTDLVESLRLEDSPFGDGRATERITAILRQIAAGTPMFAGLVS, from the coding sequence GTGACGGCCGTCGCGCCCGCCTCGGCCCCGTTCGACGCCCGGCCGCGGAAAGACATCTGCCTGGTCATCGGCACCCGGCCGGAGATCATCAAGCTGGCTCCGGTGATCCACGCGCTCGGACCGCGCGCCTACGTGATCGACAGCGGACAGCACTACGACCGCGAGCTCTCCGCGGCGATCTACGAGCGTTTCCGGCTGCCGGAGCCGGACCTGAGGCTCTCGTGCGGGCGCATCCCGTCACGAGGGCATCAGATCGCCGCCATCCTGGAGCACCTGCTCGATACCTGGCAGCGGACACGGCCGTCGGTCGTCGCCGCCCAGGGCGACACCAACACCGTCTGCGCTGCTGCCCAGGCGGCCCACTACGCGGGCATCCCGTTCGTGCATGTGGAAGCCGGGCTCCGCTCGCACGACCGGGACATGCCTGAGGAGATCAACCGGCGGGTGATCGGGGTGCTGGCCGATGTCCACTGCGCTCCGACTACCGGGAACGCGGCCCACCTGCTCCGGGAGGGCATCCATCCCGCCCAGGTCTTCGTCACCGGCAACACGATCGTGGAGGCCTGCGCGCTCAGCCTGGCCCAGCGGGCGACCGCTCCCGCGGTGCCCGCACGGACGTCCGCCTACATCGTGGCGACTCTGCACCGCCCCGAAAACACGGACGATCCGGAGGCGCTGGAGAACGTCCTCCGCGCCCTCGGCGAACTGCCTCTGCCCGTCCTGTTCGTGCCGCACCCTCGGACGAGGGGAGCGATCGAGCGGTTCCGGCTGGGGCATCTCCTCGAGGGTGTGACCGTGCTCGACCCGCCCGACCACACCGACTTCCTCGGACTCGTCCGGGATGCGGCCGTCGTCGTCTCCGACTCCGGAGGCCTGCAGGAGGAGTGTACGGTGCTCAAGACACCGCTTGTGGTGGTCCGGCGCAACACGGAGCGGCCGGAGGCCTTCCGCGCGGGCTTCGCGCGGCTCGCTGCCCCGGGCCCTCAGATCGTGGAGGCGGTGACGGAACTGCTGTCCGACACAGACCTGGTCGAGTCGCTCCGGCTCGAAGACAGTCCGTTCGGCGACGGCCGTGCCACCGAGCGGATCACGGCCATCCTCCGCCAGATCGCTGCGGGGACTCCGATGTTCGCCGGGCTCGTGTCGTGA
- a CDS encoding IS30 family transposase, which produces MRSLEAALHPRFLSLQERELIRDLTRAGLSLCRVAAKLGRSVSTISREIRRNQLPGEGGYHPYVAHRKAASRRPRPKATRLVRNPQLRSYVQRKLTLRWSPEQISRSLIREFPGDAEMRVAHETIYQAFYVQGRGQLRRELTMVLRTGRAKRKPHRSGAARRHRFADPMVMISDRPAEIEDRAVPGHWEGDLIIGGHRNSAIGTLVERSTRFVMLIHLPIDRTAESVRDGLISAVKTLPRELRRSITWDQGSEMAAHKSFTIATDIPVYFCDPASPWQRGSNENTNGLLRQYFPKGKGTDLARFTATDLTNVAHELNTRPRKTLGWETPAERLAKLLAS; this is translated from the coding sequence ATGCGTTCGCTCGAAGCCGCACTCCACCCACGATTCCTCTCCCTGCAGGAGCGTGAGCTGATCCGGGACCTGACCAGGGCCGGCCTTTCGTTGTGTCGGGTCGCGGCCAAGCTTGGTCGCTCGGTGTCGACGATCAGTCGAGAGATTCGCCGGAATCAGCTTCCTGGAGAGGGCGGCTACCATCCATACGTGGCGCATCGGAAAGCGGCCAGCCGCCGACCGCGACCGAAAGCCACGAGGCTGGTCCGCAATCCGCAGCTGCGCAGTTACGTTCAACGGAAGCTGACGCTACGTTGGTCGCCGGAGCAGATCAGCCGGTCGCTGATCCGCGAGTTCCCCGGCGATGCGGAGATGCGCGTGGCGCACGAGACGATCTATCAAGCCTTCTACGTGCAGGGCCGTGGACAACTCCGCCGCGAGCTCACGATGGTGCTGCGGACCGGCCGGGCCAAGCGGAAACCGCATCGTTCTGGCGCCGCTCGCAGACATCGTTTCGCGGATCCGATGGTAATGATCTCCGACCGTCCCGCCGAAATCGAGGACCGCGCCGTTCCCGGACATTGGGAAGGCGACCTCATCATCGGCGGACACCGCAACAGCGCCATCGGCACCCTCGTGGAACGCTCCACCCGGTTCGTGATGCTGATCCATCTCCCCATCGATCGCACCGCAGAATCCGTCCGGGACGGACTGATCAGCGCCGTCAAGACACTCCCACGCGAACTCCGTCGCTCGATCACCTGGGACCAGGGCTCGGAAATGGCAGCTCACAAGTCGTTCACGATAGCCACCGACATCCCGGTCTACTTCTGCGACCCCGCGAGTCCCTGGCAACGCGGCAGCAACGAGAACACCAACGGACTCCTTCGCCAATACTTCCCCAAGGGAAAGGGAACAGACCTCGCCCGATTCACCGCAACCGACCTGACGAACGTCGCCCACGAGCTCAACACCCGCCCACGCAAAACGCTCGGCTGGGAAACCCCAGCCGAACGCCTCGCTAAACTACTCGCCAGCTAA
- a CDS encoding signal peptidase I, producing MTSVTLTEDPFSTQDRRRSVSHRVHPLLILRSIVLWLAAAVCAASVVIVACCALFQLRPEIVVSGSMEPALPIGSLVLATDTPGAELRPGDIVTVERPGSQGLVTHRVVSTEFVDGRTSLILKGDTNTTPDPEPYPVSSAGKVVATLPVVGSVAAVVKTPLGIATIVALAGVVLVLGFSGRRKA from the coding sequence ATGACCAGCGTCACCCTCACCGAGGACCCCTTCTCGACACAAGACCGGCGCCGGTCGGTGTCGCACCGGGTCCACCCCCTGCTCATCCTCCGTTCGATCGTCCTCTGGCTTGCCGCGGCCGTCTGCGCCGCGAGCGTCGTGATCGTCGCGTGCTGCGCGCTCTTCCAGTTGCGCCCCGAAATCGTCGTCTCCGGCTCGATGGAACCGGCCCTCCCGATCGGCTCGCTCGTGCTCGCCACCGACACGCCGGGAGCAGAGCTCCGCCCCGGCGATATCGTGACGGTGGAGCGCCCGGGCAGCCAAGGCCTCGTCACACACCGCGTCGTCTCGACGGAGTTCGTCGACGGCCGGACCAGCCTCATACTCAAGGGCGATACCAACACCACGCCCGACCCGGAGCCTTATCCGGTGAGCAGCGCCGGCAAAGTCGTCGCGACCCTCCCGGTCGTCGGCTCTGTGGCCGCGGTCGTGAAGACCCCGTTGGGCATCGCCACGATCGTGGCCCTCGCGGGCGTCGTCCTCGTCCTCGGTTTCAGCGGACGCCGAAAAGCCTAA
- the mgtA gene encoding magnesium-translocating P-type ATPase, with amino-acid sequence MRPFFRTDLDILNPAVPDGRDTPKTVRQQTRRGSLPAGQQRVLVESARLPAEATIRSFDTGLNGLTPEAVRSRRSRFGDNAVDHGKPAPAIVQFLATFANPFILILLFLAVVMVFTDVVLADPADGPDYTGVVTLSIMVLVSVTLRFWQEYRSTRAAEKLRALVRTTTAVTRISHGTPVTGEIPVEDVVRGDIVHLAAGDMVPADLRIVRAKDLQVNQSMLTGESLPAEKSADPVDGVTEANLLDAPNLGFMGTSVISGSGTGVVIGTGRSTSFGSLSSAVVGARPETAFDTGIRRVTVTLIRFMLVMVPTVFVINGLTKDWTSAFLFGVTTAVGLTPEMLPLIVTANLAKGAQFMAKRKVIVKRLNSIQNLGAIDILATDKTGTLTEDRIVLEQHLNTAGRTSETTLGYAAANSLFQTGLRNLLDDAVVAAAGPDELDRIRREWTFVDEVPFDFDRRRMSVVVDRGDAHVLIAKGATEEMLAACVSERVSGMDVELSPGRLAEIDQLVAERNEQGLRVLAVAVREFDGGDRGEYSRDDEAELTLLGFLAFLDPPKASAGAAIASLRKHGTEVKVITGDNLLVAAAVCAKVGIDPRTIVLGPETDELTIEELGQLAEETSVFAKVAPAQKARIVEAMRAHGHTVGYLGDGINDTAAMRAADVGISVDTAVDIAKESADIILLEKDLTVLEGGVIEGRRTFVNAMKYIKMTASSNFGNMFSVLVASALLPFIPMIPVVVLVQNLTYDLSMLTLPWDNVDKDELKKPRAWESKSLSAFMIRIGPISSIFDITTYALMWFVFQANSPAHAALFQSGWFIESIISQTLIVHMLRTKHLPFVRSRASLPVALATGAVCVFGLVLPFSGWGHQLGLVSLPWMYFPWLIATLVAYCALTEVLKRVFIRRYGTWI; translated from the coding sequence ATGCGCCCCTTCTTCCGCACTGATCTCGACATCCTGAACCCCGCCGTGCCCGACGGTCGCGACACTCCGAAAACCGTTCGCCAGCAGACCCGCCGCGGCTCGCTGCCCGCCGGGCAGCAGCGCGTTCTGGTGGAGTCCGCACGGCTCCCTGCAGAGGCCACGATCCGGTCGTTCGACACCGGTCTGAACGGCCTCACCCCGGAGGCGGTGCGCAGCCGCCGCTCCCGGTTCGGCGACAACGCCGTGGACCACGGCAAGCCCGCACCGGCGATCGTGCAGTTCCTCGCCACGTTCGCGAATCCGTTCATCCTCATTCTGCTGTTCCTGGCGGTCGTGATGGTGTTCACCGATGTGGTGCTCGCCGACCCCGCCGACGGGCCCGACTACACCGGCGTCGTCACGCTGAGCATCATGGTGCTCGTCAGCGTGACGCTGCGGTTCTGGCAGGAGTACCGCTCCACGCGCGCCGCGGAGAAGCTGCGGGCGCTGGTCCGCACGACCACCGCCGTCACCCGGATCTCCCACGGCACGCCGGTGACAGGCGAAATCCCGGTGGAGGACGTGGTGCGCGGTGACATCGTGCATCTGGCCGCCGGCGATATGGTCCCGGCCGATCTGCGCATCGTGCGAGCGAAGGACCTCCAGGTGAACCAGTCCATGCTCACCGGCGAGTCCCTGCCCGCGGAGAAGTCCGCGGACCCGGTGGACGGCGTCACCGAGGCGAACCTGCTGGACGCCCCGAACCTGGGGTTCATGGGAACCTCCGTGATCTCCGGATCGGGGACGGGCGTCGTGATCGGCACGGGCCGGTCCACATCGTTCGGCAGCCTCTCCTCTGCGGTCGTCGGCGCCCGCCCCGAGACCGCCTTCGACACCGGCATCCGCCGGGTCACGGTCACGCTCATCCGGTTCATGCTGGTCATGGTGCCGACGGTGTTCGTCATCAATGGACTCACCAAGGACTGGACCAGCGCTTTCCTGTTCGGGGTGACCACGGCCGTCGGCCTCACGCCGGAGATGCTTCCCCTGATCGTCACGGCGAACCTGGCCAAAGGCGCGCAGTTCATGGCCAAGCGCAAGGTGATCGTCAAGCGGCTCAACTCCATCCAGAACCTCGGAGCCATCGACATCCTGGCGACGGACAAGACAGGCACGCTCACCGAGGACCGGATCGTGCTCGAACAGCACCTCAACACGGCGGGCCGCACCAGCGAGACGACGCTGGGCTACGCCGCCGCGAACTCTCTGTTCCAGACCGGTCTGCGCAACCTCCTGGACGATGCGGTCGTGGCCGCAGCCGGTCCGGACGAGCTCGACCGCATCCGGCGTGAGTGGACCTTCGTCGACGAGGTGCCGTTCGACTTCGACCGGAGGCGCATGTCGGTTGTGGTGGATCGCGGAGACGCACACGTTCTAATCGCGAAGGGCGCCACCGAGGAAATGCTGGCAGCGTGCGTCTCCGAGCGGGTCAGCGGAATGGACGTGGAGCTCTCCCCGGGCCGGCTGGCCGAGATCGACCAGCTCGTCGCCGAGCGCAATGAGCAAGGGTTGCGGGTGCTCGCGGTCGCTGTGCGCGAGTTCGACGGCGGCGACCGTGGCGAGTACTCCCGCGACGACGAGGCGGAGCTGACCCTCCTCGGTTTCCTGGCCTTCCTCGACCCGCCGAAGGCCAGTGCGGGAGCTGCGATCGCCAGCCTGCGGAAGCACGGCACGGAGGTGAAAGTGATCACCGGCGACAACCTGCTGGTCGCAGCCGCTGTCTGCGCCAAAGTCGGCATCGACCCCCGCACGATCGTGCTCGGCCCGGAGACGGATGAGCTGACGATCGAGGAGCTCGGCCAGCTGGCCGAGGAGACCAGTGTCTTCGCGAAGGTCGCACCCGCTCAGAAGGCCAGGATCGTGGAGGCGATGCGCGCACACGGCCACACCGTCGGCTACCTCGGCGACGGTATCAACGACACCGCCGCAATGCGTGCCGCGGATGTGGGGATCTCGGTCGACACGGCGGTGGACATCGCCAAGGAGTCGGCGGACATCATCCTGCTCGAGAAGGACCTCACGGTGCTTGAAGGCGGTGTGATCGAGGGCCGGCGCACCTTCGTGAACGCGATGAAGTACATCAAGATGACCGCGTCCTCGAACTTCGGCAACATGTTCTCGGTGCTCGTCGCGAGCGCGCTGCTCCCGTTCATCCCGATGATCCCCGTCGTCGTCCTTGTGCAGAACCTCACCTACGACCTCTCGATGCTCACCCTGCCGTGGGACAACGTCGACAAAGACGAGCTGAAGAAGCCGCGCGCGTGGGAGTCGAAGAGCCTGTCCGCCTTCATGATCCGCATCGGGCCGATCTCCTCGATCTTCGACATCACGACCTATGCGCTCATGTGGTTCGTCTTCCAGGCGAACAGCCCGGCCCACGCGGCCCTGTTCCAGTCGGGCTGGTTCATCGAGTCGATCATCTCGCAGACTCTCATCGTCCACATGCTGCGGACGAAGCACCTGCCCTTCGTCCGCTCCCGGGCGAGCCTGCCGGTCGCGCTGGCGACGGGAGCCGTGTGCGTATTCGGCTTGGTGCTCCCGTTCAGCGGCTGGGGCCACCAGCTGGGCCTGGTGTCGTTGCCGTGGATGTACTTTCCCTGGCTGATCGCGACGCTGGTGGCATATTGTGCGCTCACGGAGGTGCTGAAGAGGGTGTTCATCCGCCGGTACGGCACCTGGATCTAG
- a CDS encoding MgtC/SapB family protein codes for MSTLTADIALRVLLAVGCGALIGFERQWRARTAGVRTNALVSLGAALFVVMGAYSFHGPDADPTRVAAQVVSGIGFLGAGVIMKQGASVSGLNTAATLWTSAAIGALAGGGLLAVAAGGTLIVMLANTLLRPLGRLLDRRAGSSGKETLETDYVFEVRCRVDAEVEVRALVFEAVHRPGFVVRSITATDEPDGAVLITAAVHSDERDDHEIEDALAAVVVSEAVTAVRWTASEAVVAD; via the coding sequence ATGTCGACGCTCACCGCTGACATCGCCCTGAGAGTGCTTCTCGCGGTCGGCTGCGGCGCTCTCATCGGCTTCGAACGCCAGTGGCGCGCCCGCACAGCCGGCGTGCGCACCAACGCGCTCGTGAGCTTGGGCGCCGCTCTGTTCGTCGTGATGGGGGCCTACAGCTTCCACGGTCCGGACGCCGACCCGACCCGGGTGGCGGCCCAGGTCGTCTCGGGCATCGGCTTCCTCGGAGCGGGCGTCATCATGAAGCAGGGCGCATCTGTCTCCGGCCTCAACACGGCGGCGACTCTGTGGACGTCCGCCGCGATCGGCGCTCTCGCTGGCGGCGGCCTCCTCGCGGTCGCGGCCGGTGGGACGCTGATTGTGATGCTCGCGAACACGCTGCTGCGCCCGCTCGGACGGCTCCTCGACCGGCGGGCCGGGAGCAGTGGCAAGGAGACCTTGGAGACGGACTATGTGTTCGAGGTCCGCTGCCGGGTGGACGCGGAAGTGGAGGTGCGGGCGCTGGTCTTCGAGGCGGTGCATCGGCCGGGGTTCGTCGTGCGCTCGATCACGGCGACGGACGAGCCCGATGGGGCTGTGCTGATCACGGCCGCGGTCCACAGCGACGAGCGCGACGATCACGAGATCGAGGACGCGCTCGCCGCCGTGGTCGTCTCCGAGGCGGTCACCGCTGTGCGCTGGACTGCCTCGGAGGCGGTGGTGGCCGATTAG
- a CDS encoding transposase produces MSRLRRSAGKRKYTQAEREAFFVIFKESRSTTIAARELGFNPATCAQWVRKAGLASHGYTGGGMSAHPCKDEYLELRSSGLSRREAVGRVGISPNTGYLWDSRTGDAFIQMVAWSITKTGCLSLLILFSGRRCVRSKPHSTHDSSPCRSVS; encoded by the coding sequence GTGTCCCGTTTAAGGCGCAGTGCGGGGAAGAGGAAGTACACCCAGGCGGAGCGTGAAGCCTTCTTCGTCATTTTCAAGGAGTCCAGGAGTACGACGATCGCGGCGAGGGAGCTAGGGTTCAACCCCGCGACGTGCGCGCAATGGGTTCGCAAGGCGGGCCTGGCTAGTCACGGCTACACCGGCGGCGGCATGAGCGCGCACCCATGCAAGGACGAGTACCTGGAGCTGCGGAGCAGCGGGCTCTCGCGCCGCGAAGCGGTGGGACGAGTCGGAATCAGCCCGAACACGGGATACCTCTGGGACAGTCGAACGGGCGACGCATTTATCCAGATGGTCGCGTGGTCGATTACAAAGACAGGGTGCCTGTCGTTGTTGATCCTGTTCAGCGGGCGTCGATGCGTTCGCTCGAAGCCGCACTCCACCCACGATTCCTCTCCCTGCAGGAGCGTGAGCTGA